Genomic DNA from Deltaproteobacteria bacterium:
ATGCCGTCGCCCGGCAGGGCATGACCAGGGAGGAGGCCAATGAGATCGCCCTGAGGCTCCTGGCAAAATACGAGGACAGAGCGGCAGATGCCCCGATGGGCAAGGAGTACCAGGAGTGTTACAACGTTCCCAAAGGTCTGCCCACCCAGGAGCATTTCGACATGTACCGCCGGATAAAGGACGAACTGGCCGGGATGGGTATCGAGTTTCCCTATTAGAAAGTGGGAAAGATGATAGGTCTCGAGGGTG
This window encodes:
- a CDS encoding monomethylamine:corrinoid methyltransferase; this translates as AVARQGMTREEANEIALRLLAKYEDRAADAPMGKEYQECYNVPKGLPTQEHFDMYRRIKDELAGMGIEFPY